One segment of Halanaerobiales bacterium DNA contains the following:
- a CDS encoding FAD-dependent oxidoreductase — SLVLPHRHLTGIIEMLEALDELAPGLYSRDTLLYGVEVKFYSSRLNVDDSLETKIKNFYTGGDGAGITRGLMQASVAGIVIARDIIEKIEK, encoded by the coding sequence AAGTCTGGTATTACCACACAGGCATTTAACCGGTATTATTGAGATGTTAGAAGCTTTAGATGAACTTGCTCCTGGTCTTTATTCAAGAGATACTTTACTTTATGGAGTTGAAGTCAAATTTTATTCATCACGTTTAAATGTAGATGATAGTTTAGAAACTAAAATCAAAAATTTCTATACTGGTGGAGATGGAGCAGGTATTACAAGAGGGTTGATGCAGGCTTCAGTTGCTGGGATAGTTATTGCTCGAGATATTATTGAGAAGAT